ttcatctagACTACAAGTATCTTGTCCGAGCTAAATAGGATTATAGGAGtaaattaagtttttctttCAAGTATGTAAAATATTCAAGACTTGAACTCGAGATTTCTAGTTAAAATGGAAAAATCTTACACCACCAATCGATATCTGCATGTTTGGTGGTTAATTGCCTGTTTgttatatatgaatatttaacatttaattatttaaaagttgtcataatttatttttataattttaaaattttataaaatgttataaatgtataaatttatatattaggaaatgtatatattttggaaaagtaaaaaaataaatatgtgctTAAAACCATGTCcaatacaaaacataaaacttCTTGGCTATACCAATTAATGCTCACTTTTGTCTgttgttatattttgttttgcaaatttttatttatgtgataaaaaaattcatactaattttttaaagaaaaataatacttCATAGTAACATTCCATAAAACTTGCTTCCATTttcggaaaaaaaatatttttaatacatgtcggtttttcttattttgaaaaaataattatttgttttacattttttatgaaaaggttgagaaaaaagataattacatttaaataaataaaacaaaatagtgtttggAATTCAAATTCCAGGGTTTTACTGTATTTCAAAATTTgtctaattattttacttttttatgttttaaaatatcatcTTGTTTAATAGGTGAGAATATATTAATGGGATGATCGATCAAGCATATTACACAGGGAATATTTAATAACGACTTTTTTGTACATGTATATTTTGgaatcaaattaatgattatatgCTTAAAAGATTTGTGTCACTGTGTATCTTCCATTCAAAATAACACACTTTTTGTAATATGACCTTAGTTGTGCATATAGTATCTTTATCTCAAAATGGATAAGTGCATAATGATGTTGTGAGCTTACATGCAGTATGCACAACACCTATAACAGAAACAAGCACCAAACAAAAGCCCTAGGTTAAGCCAATGCTTTTGGTCTCATGTCAACGAACCACTCCGCAGAACCTTTTGATTGAGTTGGTTAGTTGAAGAAAACTCACAAAAAAGCTAACTATATAAACTTTCTTAAACACAAACATAATGTATCAATTGACAACTTTTCCCATGAACCACCTTTGTAGGTAATTTACACGATATCAAACCTTTGTAGTTCCTGCATGAAGAGGGAGGAGTTTAGTCCTAGAAAAAGAAACCAGTGGAGTTCTCCTACGTCTTCCAACAAAACCAAAATCCTCccacataacttttaacatttttcatttcATCTGAGGAATTTGTCTCTTTGAACCCAAAATTGCCTCTTCATTTCTACTTCTGGGTGGGGCTCAAgtttgagtcttttcttcaacCATTATTACTGTAACTTGGTGAATGAGGTCCTTTGCACCAACAACTCGTTTTTCCATTAGTGGGAGGCTCTTGAGCTTCTCAAGAAATCTGGTTTTGATAACTTTTTATCTGGGGTTTTGATTACCGCTAGTGCAGGCTTCGCTGGCTATGGATCGAGTGAGATTCGCCATATATGGTGTTGATGGTACACCGTAATAACATAGGCACCAGATTAATCTAACAGCTAAAAGACATGGTGCGCCATATACCACCTACAAATGTGGTACATGGGTAGAACCACCTACGAATGTGGTTCATGGGTAGAAGCTGTCAAATCAAATTAGATCAAATTTGATAAACAAAAAGCAAGAAGAAAACGGTGCACAGTATAGAAGGCATACCTAGACTTTGTTTTGAACATATTGAGAATTAAGTTGAAAATCAAATATAGAAAAATTGAAGTAAAAAGGGTGATAAAATATCGTCttatttaagtaaaaatgaagtaaaatatGTTTCTCAAAATATCGTCTTATTTAATAGGTGATAAATATAATTCTTAATATGATTAAGCATTAAAAATAAGCATATTCATAGTGACTTTGTTCTATACATATAGATTAAGAAAAAGTCACCATTATAGGCTTAAAATATTTGAGTATCAATATTAATCTCGTATCTATCTCAAAATGAATACTGTGGGGCTTACATATTGCATGCACAACACCAGAAATAGAAACATATTGCAGAGCCTTTTAGCTAAAAGCATCCTTGAAGTTATGCCGCATATTGCCACAAAAAACCGTCTCAAACTTTGATATTCAATTCAAATCAGAGCTACAACATTAACTAACATACCATTAGAAATTAAAGGAACACAAAATAAAGGTCTCACTTAAAGCTAAACAAATTGATCTTATGTATCCTTAATTACCATTGTTTTCGCTAATGAGATATTATTTGTTCAACAATCCGAACTAGGAGAAGGGTTTTGGGGATTGGGGGTGGGGGTGGGGGTGGGCTCCATTGGAGTTAGAAAATGATGGATTTGCAGCCCAGGATGATTTTGATCAAGAATAGGCATTCCCACAGCTATTCTTGGAGAACCATATGGATTGCCCGGAACAAGCGCCTGAGGAGGGGGATTATGATAGCAAGCATCATTCAATGGAGTTGGAACAGTGCTTGTTGGTAGGCCTACAAACCCTTGTTGATCCAATATATTTTCAAGCGGCCTGGGGACAGTATcaataagaaaatcaaacacATCTGCCCTTGAGATTGAAGATGCAATGTCATGCTTCTTAATTATCTTCCTTTGGTCCTCCTCAACATTAGCCCAAGCCCTCAAAGTGAGCTCCATAATGAACATTTCACAAGCCTTGGCAAACACCACCGGAGCCTCAGCTGATACCAGCTTTACATCCTCATCAGACTTCATAATCTTCTTAATCCTAGCCAAAGGCAAGCTGTGAGTCCTTAAATCAGTGGCCTCCTGGATTTCCTGGCACTGTTTTGCCCAGAAGTTGTTGAGTTGTTGTTGCAAGCGTTCTTGTCGTAGCTCGTACATGGCTTCCAATTGGGGATCATTTGGGTGCTGTCTTGGGTAGGATGATGAAAGAGAAGAATCAGATGTCTGAGTTGGAAGAACGGTAGGTGTCGTCACGGGGTTAGATTGATATTGGTTTTCGCCATATGCTTCTTGTGCTGGTTGAACATGCTGGTTTTGATCCATTTTAGCGTTGTTGTTATAGACTGCAAAATATTCTTTGACCATCATATATTCCCTAAGAATAACCATGagcagtgataaaaaaaaaaatgctgctAGAAAGTCATTTGTGGATCTCAAATAGAACTTCAAAAAATTAAACCTTTTTCCAATTGAATTATATGGCAGGAATTCATTCATTACCCACAATAAGAATCAATGACAAAACTGAGAATctgagattaaaaattaaaccttTTTCCAATTGCcagcaataataaaaaaaacaagtatataATACTACCGTGGACTTGCATGCAACACTCACAACACCTGGATCAGCAACAAGCATCAGATTAAAAGCCCATGCTTTTGGCCTTTCAACAAAACAATCCACAAACAGTTTAAATTTGtaattccaataaaaaaaacaaaaaaaaaaaactcatcaaTAAAACGAACTATAATATGTAAGTACAAATCAAATACTATGCATGAAATTATATTGAATTCAGATAGCAAGGAGAAAACACCACTGAAAGGGGAGGATAGAAGAAGATATGCCTCAACTTTGTTTAGAACAAATTGAGATTTCATGAAAgtcaaag
The nucleotide sequence above comes from Glycine soja cultivar W05 chromosome 11, ASM419377v2, whole genome shotgun sequence. Encoded proteins:
- the LOC114373750 gene encoding nuclear transcription factor Y subunit C-2-like isoform X2, with the translated sequence MDQNQHVQPAQEAYGENQYQSNPVTTPTVLPTQTSDSSLSSSYPRQHPNDPQLEAMYELRQERLQQQLNNFWAKQCQEIQEATDLRTHSLPLARIKKIMKSDEDVKLVSAEAPVVFAKACEMFIMELTLRAWANVEEDQRKIIKKHDIASSISRADVFDFLIDTVPRPLENILDQQGFVGLPTSTVPTPLNDACYHNPPPQALVPGNPYGSPRIAVGMPILDQNHPGLQIHHFLTPMEPTPTPTPNPQNPSPSSDC
- the LOC114373750 gene encoding nuclear transcription factor Y subunit C-2-like isoform X1, with the protein product MQVHVYNNNAKMDQNQHVQPAQEAYGENQYQSNPVTTPTVLPTQTSDSSLSSSYPRQHPNDPQLEAMYELRQERLQQQLNNFWAKQCQEIQEATDLRTHSLPLARIKKIMKSDEDVKLVSAEAPVVFAKACEMFIMELTLRAWANVEEDQRKIIKKHDIASSISRADVFDFLIDTVPRPLENILDQQGFVGLPTSTVPTPLNDACYHNPPPQALVPGNPYGSPRIAVGMPILDQNHPGLQIHHFLTPMEPTPTPTPNPQNPSPSSDC